From the Pocillopora verrucosa isolate sample1 chromosome 11, ASM3666991v2, whole genome shotgun sequence genome, the window AATAAGGAGAGACTGGCCTGCTAAAGAATCGCAACACATTCTGTTTGTCTGGAATAAAGGGTCCTATCTTTTATGAGTGAGTTGATATCATGAACGAATTATTTTGTAACGAGTCTTTGGATTATTTTCCCCGATACACTGAACTTAAATATCTTCGCTAGACTTTTAACACCAACtgcatttttaacaattttataaCTCACCCCCATCATGTTGAATATTGGGACAATCTACGCCATCCACAAAACTTCGGCTAtggcaaaaactttgaaaactctgctgcTGAGTCTTTTCTTCTcagatgttgctgttggtttgtTCAGCAAAGCAATatacactttctttcttgtcttgCCGAAGTTTTGTGGATGGCGTAGATTGTCACAATATTCAACATGATGGAGGTGTGAGttaaaaaactgttaaaaatacaGTTGGTGATAAaagtcgaacgaagatcttTAAGTTCAGTGTATGTGGGAAAATAATCCAAAGACTCGTTACAAAATAATTCGCTCATGATATCAACTCACTCATAAAAGATAGGACCATCTACTCCAGACAAACAGAACGTGTTGCAATTCTTTAGCAGGACAGTTTCTCCTTATTTTAGGCAGAAAATCTTGAGCTGATTCCACTTTCAGCCTAAAATGTCACCTTTCCTCCCAATAGTGATAAACTTCAACAAGAGGAATCCTCTTAACTCTCGCAATATGGGTTTTTTGGGATGTCAGCCAATGACAAAGAAAGAACTTACGTCAGACAAATTAATTCAGAGATGGAGGCAGTCAAGATGTTGGATTGTATTTTGTAATCGACACTTTTCTCCCGAGGCTTGTTTTAATCATATATCTTGGAGATGTTAATACTAATACTAACACAGGATAAAATGTGTCCTTGAAAAGCCTCCCTTGCCCCAGCCCCTAGCTCCGCCGTCCCTGAGGTATTCCGATATCAACATGAACGACACTTGAACGCCGATTGTAAAATTACGTCAGATGGCTGATTTGTTCTCTAAGATATGTTTTGCGGTATTTCCATAAAAGTGCGTCGAATGTGTCTCACCTCTTAAGAGTAAATGACAATCTGCTATGGAACTCTTTCTAATAACTCAGTTCTCGCTATTTGCGAATAAGTTTTTGCAGTAATCGTTGCTGTTAGAAGTAGATGCATACAATTTGGGTTTCTACTGCAGAAAGCCATTAAAAAATAGTTTCCATATTTCCTACCAAAGGAACGGTCAGTATTTATTTTCTGGGGTGGGAGGGAAGGCAAAGGATTCAGTAGGACACATGCTTTTATTCCTATCAAGGATTCCGtcgctttcaatttaaaatcagAATTAATGAACCAATAACGGTAGTTGCGGACTTAAGCTTCGGAAACGGTTTCctctttttcatgtaaattttgcCTATAACTGCCGACTGTCTCGCCAAAACTAGCACTGACAACTAAGTGACATGCCAGcttcaaataaaacagaaggaaatgttttgcCATCCATCCTTCTGCCTCAAAATCAGAATTCTCAAATTCCTTTGTGATAGTGTAAACGAACTTCTTCCTTTTGATAAACAGTCAACGCTTTGGCCACCCGTAATgtataatttgaagaaattctcaagcaaacaggtaataagaatgaCAGAAATGGTCAATTTGGGGACATGGTATTGACAGTAAGATTCTCAGAACTAAACAACAAATGAATACAAAGTATGATCAGGAGCGGAGGGAAGAAACTTCCAGCTCTTTCATTAGAagtaaaaaaactttaattgatcATACGATAAAACGATATAGCGTCACATTGAGAGCGTCTCGTAATGCCctcaggaagaaaaacaaacatgagCTAGTATTTACGAGGGGAGAAGAATCATTAGCTATTGAGTGGATTCAAAACGAAAATGGATTGATCGATAtccttgaaaattaaacaaagtacAAAAAGCATGAGTTTGCCTTAACACTTTTGAGGGAAAAACTTAGTTGAAGCAGAATGCTGCATatgaaaacgaaaacagagGTGGCTATAGAGTTACTGATTAGCCTGCAGATGTTTGTGGGTGGTTCTTTATAACAGCGAGTTTTAAGAACTTTGTTTATATGCAAATAACAGATAGGTTTTGGAATCATTATGACAACTCTTTGCAATTTCTAGACAAGTTGATGggtcaataaaatgaaatgaacaaTAAGCAATGTttggtttaattattttaacagATAATAAGTTATGTAACTTATGGAACTTTTGGTATCAGTGATCTCGCTTTTCCTGAATGAGTTTTTGCAGTAATCGTTGCTGTTAGAAGTAAATGCGTATAATCTGAATTTTTACAGCAGAAGTGACTGTGCACGTGCACGGTTTGTTCACCACAAAGGAAACAGGGAGAAAGAACATTGTACATAAACTTAGTGATATGACTCAGCAGCCAAATCATTGGGTATCCTGTCGAGTTTCAAATACACAAAACATCAGATTCTCACGAGTGGAACGAAAGAGGAGAATTAAACAGGAAAGTTGGTTTGGTTATCGATGTATCTCAGCTAATTCCTAAATTAAACGAGCTTCATTTGCTTTTTACCTCAACCTGGTTATCTATTCTAAGGAGGTTGAAACAGAACAAAACTGTTTATGCTCACGACAGTACATAGCTCAAAACTTCGataagtcattttttttatttagccaTATGTTGATCAGAGGGGAATTCCCTAGAAGCATCTTCAAAAAAATGCTATAACTCTAGTTTTTAATATCAAcgtaatcattttttttttcatagaagcATTACCCTAAGAAGGAGTAAGATAAAGTCCGCGAAGACAATTGCTCGTACCTAAATGAGAACAAACTTTTACAGGCACAGAGTTTAAAAGCATCTGTTTGCGCTAATTTTAATGAATGGATCACGCTGTAAGCAGACATCCTGcagtatttttctttcaatttaccACTTTTTACTTCGACTTTTATGGCTAACATCATTGTGACAATGtaaattatttataatcaaAAAGAGTTTTATCGTTATTGCTTTCGTTTGCTCAAGTCTGACGATTAACTAGGCTTGTTTGGAAAAtaggaaaacacaaaacaaaacgaaaatagCTTTCGAATAACTTATTGTGATCAAGTACAGCGTTTTACCTTATTTACTATTTCCGATGATATGGCATTTAACTTTTATCTTAAATGACTGAATTTTACTGCTTATCGAGGTAGTTCTTTCTTGGTTTATGATGATTTGAAGGGAGATTTAAGACATAATTTAAGTGGCTAAAAAGAGTTTGTTGGAGGAGTATACGATGCTCTTATTAATAAACAGTCAACTCCTCTACTCCCCTATTAAAGTGTAATTTTAAGAAAGTTTAAAGCAAGCAGATAATGAGAATGACAAAGATGATCAATTTAGGGACATGGTATTGATAGTATGATGCTCAGGaataaacagcaaataaatataagtTATGATCATGAGTGAAGGGAATAAACTTCCGGCTCTTTCTttagaagttaaaaactttaaatgatTCCACGATGAAATGGTATAGCGTCACATTTGGAGCGTCACGTTTTTTCCTCAGGCGGAGAAGTAACAAGAGGCACGTATTTAAGAAGGAAAGGGAAATTATTGTTTATCATTGTCTGTCGGGTGAATGGAAAACGAAAATGGGTTGATTGATATGcttgaaaactaaacaaacagcGAAGAGCATTTCGTTTGCCTTTGGTTACACTTTtgaggtaaaaatttattcaaagcaGAATGCTGCATACGAAAACGAAAGTTATCGATTAGTCTGCAGATGTTTTAATGACATTTTACATAATACTAGCTGACCAAGAATTTTATGAGCTTAAAATTAAGTATTTTGTCTTTGTAACCTCCTTTCGCTTAGACACAATAGCTGATAggtttttgaattaatttaacaaTTCTTTCTCATTTCTAGACAAGTTAATGGGTCAGTCACATAAAATAAAGTCAAAAAATTATTCtcgttttaaaagttttttttttggacagaTAATCGACGGCTTCAATTTCAGGATTATCCATGATGATTATGTGGTGATTTAAAGATGTCTTTCCAAATCTCGGAGATTATTTGTAATTGCGTCGAAGGGAAAACAAAAGGGGTTTCAGttgtcgccaacagagtattaaGAGGAGACTGACTGACCGATtagcctccccccccccacgaAATCTCTTAGCGAAGACTGATCCCCACTCTGTTGCCCCTCAAAACCAGGAGAAATCGAGGCTTTAGAATATTCTCCGAGATTTTGAAAGGCATTTTAAAATTGCCACGTAATCATCATAGATATGCCCAAAATTTAAGCCGTCGATTATTTGTATAAACAAACTTTCGAGACTAATGTTTTCAATACATCTCATTTTATTGACCCATTTAATTTGTCTTCAAATTGCAAAGAATTGTCATAATGATTCCAAAACCTATCTGTTATTtgcatataaacaaaggaaataacaaggAAAAACATACTTAATTTTAAGTTCTCAAAACTCTCGGTGTTATTAAGGGTAACCTGCAAACATCTGCGGGCTAATCAATAACTCTAAAGCcacctctgtttttgttttcatatgcAGCATTCTGCTTCGACTAAGTTTTTACCTCAAAAGTGTTAACACAAACTCagtgctttttgttgtttgtttaatttccaAGGATATCGATCAATCCATTTTCGTTTTCAGTCCACTCACTAGCTAATCATTAACATCGATTTTTCTTCCCTCGTAAATACTAGCTCctatttgtttttctgacaGTGCTAGTTTTAACTGAGAAATTCGACGAAACAGTTAGCAGTTATGGGCAAAATatacaaaggaaaaatgaaaccTTTTCCGAAGCTTAAGTCCGCAACCACTGttattgattttaaattctGATTTGAAACTAAGAGCGACGGAAACCTTGATGTGAATAAAATCTTGTGTCGTATCCTACTTTTATTTACATCCATAATTACAATTTCACTATCTATCGATGATAACACCAGCTTTCTTGCTCAAATTAGCCTTTCCCTTCCACATTACAGATTGTTCGATTTATCGAGTACTTAAAATTGGAACCACGGGATTATTGGCTGCCGGGTCATATCACTAAGTTTATGTACAATCTTGTTTGTCCCTATTTTACTTTGTCGTAAACAAATACCGCCCATAGTCTTTGTAAGCCACACAGAGGCGATCAGTTATCAATATGGACGACACTCGATGACCGATTGTAATTGATCCGAAATGGCCGATTGCTGTTCCAATACATCTTTCGTAATATGTCTATGATAGCGTATCGAATGTGtttaatcttccagcagtaaataaaagggttcaaagatgaattcaGGAACACGAGAGtcaataagaaaagaaaaagtttctttaaaacgATACTCGAGCCATAAAATTGAATAACAGCCATGCAAATGAAAAGGGGCaaataacaaactaaaaacACGAGATATACGTGAAATATTCCAACTGTGTATTTAATTAGGGCAGTTAAGTTTTTTATCTCCTCAGACTGAGCTTCGTCTCGTATTTGCATGGACTGAATGTGATTCTTGTGCCGTCGTACAGTTTGATATATCCTGATGTACACCACGAGTGTGATAATAAAACCGAAAGCAACAGTAATTGTATTTATAAGATTCCAAGCACTAAGAAGCCCCCACAatgtaaacaaagaaacaaatgcacTATACACCCATATGCTGACCACCACCACAACAACACGCCTGTGAGACACGAACTCctggtatctgagatgaagatgaacagctaagaacctgtctacaCTTATAGCCACAACACCAAGGAACGAGGCAGCTGAAAATAAACTACCTAAAATCGTCCCCACTTGTTTAGGGATACAGCTAGGATTGTCTAGTCGAAGCCAGTTGATAAGGAAGAAAGTGTATAATGGTTGACTAAATAAACCAACACCAACATCCGAGCAGGCAAGACTTAgcagcagagttttcaaagtttttggcACTGTTGAAGTTTTGTGGATGGCGTAGATTGTCACAATATTCAACATGAAGGCGGTGTaagtaagaaaaatgttaaagacACAGTTGGCGATACAAGTCGAGCGAAGATCTTCAAGTTCGGCGAATATGGGCAAAAATTTCGAAGACTGGTTACAATACAATTTGCTCATGATTTTCACTCACTTATAAATTATAGGGGTCGCTATTTCAGACAAATAGTTGATGGGTTGCGATATTTTAGCAAGCCAATTTATCACAAGCCTTACTAAGGACAACAACGATAGTACCCTCCGTCATCTAACGTTCGAGTAAACAGTCCTCACATCTCGGCAGATGGTTGCGGCCGGTGCTGAGATGGgaagttaaagaaaataaattacataTGAGTTTCCCTTTGTTACCTCCGTTCGCTTAAAACGTATAACAATATGTTTGTGGAGCTCGTTTTTTCTCGTTCATGGTTTTGgttgtcacgataaaattttcCTGATTCCCCCATAAGcttctgtaatattcttacgaTCCTCTCTCATTGGCAGTGCAATGGCAGCCAATTCTCTATAGTCCTGTGAAGGGTAGTCAGCTAGAGGTTTGCAAGTGGTGCCGGATCCCTGGCACACCTCTCCCTGATTCGTTTCAAGTCTTCCCACGGGCAGAGAAGGTCTGCTTGAAGGTAGTCTCTTACCCACCCCATTCACGGCCGGGCGGTTGTAACTTACAGTTCAATTACAGTTAAAGGGTtggatctgggtacgagatcaCCTCACAAGCTACTGAATTTGAGCGAAACCGTTCATTTTTGGCAGAAATCTAAACTGCAAATGAACAGAGGGGGTGAGTTTTCCGAAAAAATGCGATGCTACTTCGGTGGGGGTATTGCgagtcaattttattttatctgagATGATCATGTAACTTGGACGCTGAGgagacattttttaaaactgacagTTCGAATGTTAGCTTTTCGTCGGAGTGAATGGCGCTAAAAGCATCACTCGGCTCATTTAGTGCTTTTGACAGTCCGTCTATTCTGACTTGTTTCGGGTTCTCATTCGCTTATTATGATGTTAACCACAGTTCTGATTGCCCGTGTGGATTAAACTGGTCATGTTCCTTCGACAGGCATGTGGAACCTGCTTTATTCTAAAACTTATGTTTGAATATTCACGCACACTAACCTCGCCTTAGTCCCCCCATGGATACAGATGATTTATGTAATTTATCGTTCAGTACTTGTTTTTCGCGGTTCTTAATTTCGCGGGACTTTAATTTCTCGATTTGGCCAAAACAAAAGGTTATAAACTGTTTACAATCTCTTGGCCAAAAGTATAAATTAGAAGCaactaagtaaagaaaaaattgtctaaATACTGATCAGaaggaacaaagaaataatttacaagCATAAACAGCTTGTCGTGACGTTTTACAAGTAGTCAGAAAGATATACAGTGGCAACTGTATGAAGCGGCACCGTAttagcggtcaccctgtatttagcggtcggTTGTCAGAGTCCTGAAATTGTTACctcttagttattttaattttcacctGTATTAAACGTTAAGCTTAACGACTGTTAAGCAGTCGTGGTCGCCCTTTCCTGAGTCCCAGCGGCTTGTCATTATCTTTATAAAAGTCTTCAAAAGTCCATGTTGATGCTgcccatttttattttatcggTTTTTTTCCAAGTCCAGGTGAAAGCTGCTGCTTAGGAGAATCGACTGTTATTATCTTCAAAACAGAGAGGTTCCTTAACGGCCCGAGGGTGTGAatgcaaccaaaaaaaaaattgcattcatGGGTAAAACGAACAACGAGTGACAAAACCTCATTCAAAGTTAAGGTCTTCGATCAGGCTCGTAATTTCGTTTTCTTCCTCCGTCTCATCGACTTTCTATTTTGATGTTAAAGAGAAGACGAAAACTTTGGTGCAGATAATATCATATCTCTTTAAGTACCTTCATAATTTCCACCATTCTCTAAAGTAAAACTAgctttactttcaatttaatCTCTCCGTCTTTGCTTCTGCAATTCCTACATacattatttcattaaaaaaattgaagtgcACAGTAATTTTGGCCATTGGGACATATAATTGAGTCTAAATACAATTTTGTATCTCCAGTCCCTGTTTACTCTAACGACAGCCTACCGTGACCATGAGTCATGTAGACCCTCACTCTACAGCATGTACGAGCATTTAGAAAAGAGACTTTTTCTATTGCCTCCTCGAAATTTCCTCAATGATTTATGCCTTTAACTTAAGTTACTAAATTCGCTTACCTACTTTTGGAAacgtttattaaattaaatataacAATTTCTATCGGTTGcataatttctcaatttcttctgGGGAGATTTTCATTCTCACGATGGGGTAACATCAACATATCATGATATAACTGCCGAAttaattaaatgtttctttaatttgagttCACCAGACGAGAGACAATCTTGTAATGCTGGTACTGCGTGACTAGGCTAGTTCACAGCAGTCCACAGTCACGCTACAAAAACTCCACCGCGTTAATCATGAGAACCAACTAGCTCACCATCTAAACAACTTTCACAAATGGTAAGACGAAATTTTTCCCCAAGTGAAGGTGAattattttcctgaagaaaaacgGCAAAACAGGTCTGAAAAGATTATGCACTAGATAAAAACACTTGCGGGAAATGAACAACTtagttatcaaaacaaactggattccCATAGCGCATTGTGTTCAAAG encodes:
- the LOC131795217 gene encoding adenosine receptor A3-like encodes the protein MSKLYCNQSSKFLPIFAELEDLRSTCIANCVFNIFLTYTAFMLNIVTIYAIHKTSTVPKTLKTLLLSLACSDVGVGLFSQPLYTFFLINWLRLDNPSCIPKQVGTILGSLFSAASFLGVVAISVDRFLAVHLHLRYQEFVSHRRVVVVVVSIWVYSAFVSLFTLWGLLSAWNLINTITVAFGFIITLVVYIRIYQTVRRHKNHIQSMQIRDEAQSEEIKNLTALIKYTVGIFHVYLVFLVCYLPLFICMAVIQFYGSSIVLKKLFLFLLTLVFLNSSLNPFIYCWKIKHIRYAIIDILRKMYWNSNRPFRINYNRSSSVVHIDN